In one window of Mesoplodon densirostris isolate mMesDen1 chromosome 4, mMesDen1 primary haplotype, whole genome shotgun sequence DNA:
- the OXA1L gene encoding mitochondrial inner membrane protein OXA1L, with the protein MALGLMCGRRELLRLLRPQRQFHSVAGPCQWPRKALTAGLRFPAGRCCGHPHYVLLAAPGPRGLSTSAISFAEAQVQAPPVIPATPPPTAVPEVASGDTADIILAAAEQSFTELGLGSYTPVGLIQNLLEFMHVNLGLPWWGAIAACTVLARCLVFPLIVKGQREAANIHNHLPEIQKFSARIREAKLTGNHTEFYRASSEMTFYQKKHDIKLFRPLILPLTQAPIFISFFIALREMANLPVPSLQTGGLWWFQDLTLSDPTYILPLVVTATMWGVLELGAETGMQSSDLQWMRNFIRLMPLAVLPITIHFPSAVFMYWLSSNMFSLGQVACLRIPAVRAVLKIPQRVVHDPDKLPPQEGFIKSFKRGWKNAEVAHQLQERERRMQNHLELAARGPLRQTFTHNPLLQHGKNGPPNTPNSSSNKPKSKHPWSDTLG; encoded by the exons ATGGCGCTGGGGTTGATGTGTGGACGCCGGGAGCTTCTGCGCCTGCTACGGCCCCAGCGTCAG TTCCACAGCGTCGCAGGGCCCTGCCAATGGCCCCGGAAAGCGCTGACAGCGGGGCTCCGGTTCCCAGCCGGCCGCTGCTGCGGGCACCCGCACTATGTCCTCCTCGCGGCCCCAGGCCCCCGGGGCCTCAGTACCTCTGCCATCTCTTTTGCAGAAGCCCAG gtTCAGGCTCCTCCGGTCATTCCTGCAACTCCCCCACCTACAGCAGTACCTGAGGTGGCTTCTGGAGACACTGCAGATATCATCCTGGCTGCTGCAGAACAGAGCTTCACTGAGCTTGGGCTGGGGTCATACACCCCAGTGGGACTGATCCAGAACTTACTGGAATTTATGCATGTTAACCTAGGCCTACCTTGGTGGGGGGCCATTGCTGCAT GTACAGTCCTTGCCCGCTGCCTGGTGTTTCCTCTCATCGTGAAGGGCCAGCGAGAGGCAGCTAACATCCACAACCACTTGCCAGAGATTCAGAAGTTTTCTGCTCGAATCAGAGAGGCCAAGTTGACAGGAAACCATACTGAAT TTTACAGGGCCTCCTCGGAGATGACGTTCTACCAGAAAAAGCATGATATTAAACTCTTTAGACCTCTCATTCTACCTCTGACTCAG GCCCCGATCTTCATCTCCTTCTTCATTGCCTTGAGAGAAATGGCTAACCTTCCCGTGCCCAGCCTGCAGACCGGTGGCCTCTGGTGGTTCCAGGATCTCACACTATCTGACCCCACTTACATATTACCTCTGGTGGTCACTGCTACAATGTGGGGTGTCCTTGAG ctagGTGCTGAAACTGGCATGCAAAGTTCTGACCTTCAGTGGATGAGAAATTTTATCAGATTGATGCCCCTGGCAGTCTTGCCCATAACTATCCATTTCCCCTCG GCAGTGTTCATGTACTGGCTCTCCTCCAACATGTTTTCCCTGGGCCAGGTGGCCTGCCTCCGTATTCCAGCTGTACGTGCTGTACTTAAAATCCCCCAGCGTGTTGTGCATGACCCAGACAAATTACCTCCCCAGGAAGGCTTCATAAAGAGCTTCAAAAGAG GCTGGAAGAATGCGGAAGTGGCACATCAGCTACAGGAGCGTGAACGACGCATGCAGAATCACTTGGAGCTAGCAGCCAGGG GTCCCTTACGACAGACCTTTACCCACAACCCTCTGCTACAGCATGGAAAGAATGGACCTCCCAACACCCCCAATAGCAGCAGCAACAAACCAAAGTCAAAGCATCCCTGGAGTGACACACTTGGCTGA